The sequence GGCGAGCTGGTGTCCTCGTCGCGGGCCGCGTTCGGCGTCCGGTTCGACCCGGTGGGGGAGCGGATCTCCCTGGTGGACGAGAACGGCGAGCTGGTGGGCGACGACCGGGCCCTGCTGGTGATGCTGGACCTGGTCGCGGCCGAGCGGCGCGGCGGCAAGGTGGCGCTGCCGGTGACGACGACGCGGGTCGCCGAGCAGGTGTGCCGGTTCCACGGCGTGCAGGTCGAGTGGACCTCCACGTCCCAGGACGTGCTGACCAAGGCGGCCGCCCAGCCGAGCGTGGTCTTCGCGGGCGACGGGCGCGGCGGGTTCCTGATGCCCGAGTTCAGCGGCACCGTGGACGGGATCGCGGCGTTCGTCCGGCTGGTCGGCCTGGTCGCGCGGACGCGGCTGACGCTGTCGCAGATCGACCGCCGCATCCCGGACGCGCACCTGCTGCGCCGCTCCGTCCCGACGCCGTGGGCCGCGAAGGGCGGCGTGATGCGCCACGTCGTGGAGGCGGCGGGCACCCGGACGCTCGACACCACCGACGGCGTGCGCGTGGTGGAGGGCGACGGCCGCTGGGTCCTCGTGCTGCCCGACCCCGCGGAGGCGGTGACGCACCTGTGGGCCGAGGGTCCGGACGCCGACGCCGCGCAGGCGCTCCTGGCGGAGTGGGCCGCGGTCGTGGAGCGCGCGGGCTCCTGAACGGACCTCAGCAGCGGTCGCGGGGCCTGAGGCCCGCCCCGTCGGGTTCCCGGTCGGCGTACTGGGCGCCGAGGAACGCGATGAGGTGCTCCACGTCGGCGATGTTCGAGACGAGGCCGAGGGAAGCCCTGACCGCGCCACCGGTCGGCAGCCCGAGCACGCCCAGATAGTCGTCGAGCGTCCGCATCCGCAGGTTCGCGGTCCGGCGCAGGGCGTGCTCGGAGATCCCGAACGCGCCCTCGCCCGCGCCGGGGTTGCAGAAGCAGCCGGTCCGGATCGAGATGCCGGCGGCGGCGGTGTCGCGGGCCACGATCCGCTCGTCCACGACGGCGCCGCGGCGGTCGAGCACGTTGAACGCGACGGTGCCGCCCCGGCCGTCGACGCCCTCCGGCCCGTACACCCGGACGAGGGGGGAGCCGTCGGCGTGGCGCAGGCCCGCGAGGCGGCGCAGGAGCAGCGAGGTCAGGCACCCGACGCGGCGTTGGACGAGGTCCAGGCCGATGTCCTCGATCCAGTGGATGCCGAACTCCACGTCCGGGATGGACAGGAAGTTCAGGGTGCCGTCCTCGAACGCGGTCTCGTCGGGCGCGAGCACGTGCCAGCCGCCGAGCGCGCTGACCGCCTGGATGGTCCCGCCGGCGAACCAGGGTCGGCGCAGCCGGGCCAGCGCCTCCCAGCGGGCGACCAGGCTGCCCACGCCGGTCGGGTAGCCGAACACCTTGTACCAGCTCACCGGGACGAAGTCGGGCCGGACCCGGCTCAGGTCGAGGCGGCAGGCGGGCGCGAGGGCGGCCGCGTCCAGCAGCACGTCGTGGCCGTGCGCGTGGGCGAGGTCGATCCAGCTCAGCGGATGCCGGACCCCGCTGAAGTTGCTCTGCGCGGGGAAGGCCAGGAGGCCGCCGCCGTCGCCCAGCGCCGCGGCGAGTTCGGCCTCGCGGACCCGCAGGTCGGGACCGCCGGCGGGCACGTGGGCGACCTCGGCGCCGCGCGCCCTCGCGAACTCCCTGATCCCGTTCACCGAGTTGTGGTTGTCGCCGGTGAGGACGAGCCGGCCGCCGCGCCCGAACGGGTAGGCCTCCCCGACGAGGCGGCACGCGCCGGTGGCGTTCTGCGTGAACACCACGGCGTACTCCTCGGGGGAGGCGTTGAAGAACGCCAGGACCGCCCGCCGGGCCCGCTCGACGAGTGCCGTGGAGGCGCTGGAGGTGGGGTTCTCCGAGTGGGGGTTGCCGTAGCAGTGCCCGGAGAGGCGCTCGGCGTGGGCGCGGATCTGCGCGGCGGCGGCGACGCCCGAGCCGGTGTAGTCCAGGTACGTCTGCGCGTCCAGGTAGGCGTACTCGGTGGCACGCAGCTCGTCCAGCCGCCGCGTCTCCGCGTAGCCGGGCATGAGGTCGACATCAAAACCGGGCGAAGCGCTCACCATGCACCCCCGTGCGCAAAAGCCGCATCCCTCACTAAACGGTCCAGAATCGGCTGGGACGATGCAAGAGCGCCGTGGTGGCCTTGAATGGCCTACAGGGAAGGGGTTTCATGTCCTCCGGGTGAGGACCAGGCAGGCTCCCGCGAGGAACAGCGCCGTGAACCCGCCCAGCAGCGCCCAGTCCACGGCCGGCGACCGCGAGAACGTGTCACCGTAGGAGTCGAGCAGGGGCGGGCCCAGCGGCGAGCGCCCGGTCGCCCAGAGCCGCTCCACCCCGAGGCTGTGCCCGAGCCCCTCGAACGCCCACCGGTTGGACATGCCGCAGCTGAGCCACCGTCCGGGCGCCGCCATCACCGGGACGGGCAGGATCGCGCCCACGAACAGCACCTGCGGAAAGCAGAGCATCGGCAGCGCCATCGTGGCCTGGGCCGGGTCGGTGACCGCCGCCGACACCAGAAGGCCCAGCGCCAGCGCCGCCAGCGAGCACAGCAGCAGCGTGACGAACAGCTCCCCGTACGTGCTCCACCCCATCGCGGGCAGCCGGTCCAGCGCCCGCAGGACACCGAGCATCAGCGCGTCCACCAGGGCCAGCAGCGGCAGCAGGACGGCCGCCTTCGCCAGGACGTACGGTGCGACCCGCAGCCCGGTGAGCCGTTCCCTCCGCAGTACGGGCAGCTCGTTGCAGATCTGCAGCAGCCCGTAGGTCAGGCCGAAGAAGAACCCGCCGAACGCGATCCAGAAAAGGATCATCACCGTCGCGGCGGGGCTGGGGGACCCCGGCGAGAACGCCCCGGGCCGGAACAGGACCGCGAACATCGCCATCACCATGAGCGGCGACCCGAGCAGCACCGCGAGGGTGAGCCGGTTGCGGGTGAGCAGGTCCAGGCTGCGCCGGGTGAGCAGGGCCCACTGCCGGAACGCGCCGATCGCCGGGCCGGTCGCCGGCGCCGGGGGCGCGCCGAACCGGCCCGCCCACTCGTGCGCCTCCACCTCGGCCAGCCGCAGGTAGATGTCCTCGATCCGGTCCGCCCGGAATCGCTCGCGCGCCTCGCCGGGCTCGCCGTAGAAGGCCAGCCGCCCGTCCCCGGCGAGGACGGCCACCCGGTCGCACACCAGGACGTCCGGCGGATGGTGCGTGGTGATCACCACCGTCGTCCCCGAGTCCGCGAGCCCGCGCAGCAGCCGCATCAGGTCGGCCGCGGTCGCCGGGTCGAGGCCGGACGTGGGCTCGTCCAGGAAGAACACGCGCGGCCGCGTCAGCAGCTCGACCGCGATGCTGGCCCGCTTGCGCTCGCCACCGCTCAGCGACCCGACGCGCTGCCCCGCCCGGGCGGTCAGCGCGAGCGCCTCCAGGACGCCGTCCACGGCGCGTTCGGCGCGCTCGGGAGGCGTCCCCGCGGGCAGCCTCAGCCCCGCCGCGTAACGCAGCGTGCGCCGCAGCGGCATCTCCAGGTGCACGATGTCGTCCTGCGGCACGTAGCCCAGCGAGCCCGCGGCCGGGCCCCCCGCGCCGCCGTCGTACCTGACCTCGCCCTCGGCGGGCGGCCGGACGCCCGCGATGGCGTCCAGCAGGGTGGTCTTGCCCGCCCCGCTGCCGCCGATGATCGCCACCAGCTCCCCGGCGCCGATCGCCAGCGACACCTCCCGCAGCGTCCGTCGTCCCCCGGCCGTTCGCTGCCCCACCTCGCGGACCTCGATCATCTGTCCTCCCGCCGGGCGACCCCACCCCGACGATGGACGATCTTCCGGTGCGCGTCCAGCCGCCGGAACCGGTCAGTCGGGGGCGTCGTCGTCAGGGTCCCCGGCGGCGATCCCGGCGAGGGTCCGCAGGGCGCGCGAGAGGACGTCCGGCGGCGGGGAGGCCAGGCCGAAGCGGACGGCGCGCGGGGCGGCGGCACCGCCAACGACGAAGGCGGCGGCCGGGGTGACGGCGATGCCGCGCCGGGCGGCCGCCGCCACGAACGTCTCGGCCCGCCACCGCTGGGGCAGCTCCCACCAGCAGAAGTACGAGCAGGGATCGGACCGGACGGCCGCGCCCTCCAGGCACCGGGCCGCGATCCGCTGGCGGGCCGCGGCGTCGGCGCGCTTGGCGCGCACGACCTTGTCGACCGTCCCGTCGGCGATCCAGCCCGCGGCCGCCTCCAGCGCGAACCCATGCGGGCCCCAGGCGCCGGAGCGCAGCGCGGTGGCGACGCGTCCGGCGAGCGCCGCGGGCGGGACGACGAAGCCGAGGCTCAGACCTGGCGCCAGGCGCTTGGAGAGGCTGTCGACCAGCACGGTGCGATGCGGGGCGTGCGCCGCCAGCGGCTCCGGCCCGCCGCCCGGGAGGAACGCCCAGACGCGGTCCTCCACGGCATGGAGGCCGAGCCGCTCCAGCGCGCCGGCCAGCTCGGCGCGGCGCCCCTCCGGCATCGTGGTGCCGCAGGGGTTGTGCAGCGTCGGCTGGACGTAGACGCCGCCGAGCGGGGCGGCGCGGTGGGCGTCGGCGAGCGCGTCCGGACGCAGCCCGTGCTCGTCCATCGCGATCGGGACCGGCGTCACGCCGAGCCGGGCCGCGATCCCCTTGATCACCGGATAGGTGAGCGCCTCGACGCCGAGCCGGCCGCCCGCCGGCACCAGCGCCGCCACGGCGGCCGCGATGGCCTGCCGGCCGTTCCCCGCGAACAGCACCTCGGAGGGGGCGGGCCGCAGGCCGGGCGAGGCGAGCAGCGCCGCCGCGGCCTCGCGGGCGGCGGCGGTCCCCGCGACCCCCGCGGGCCCGAGCGCGGCGTCCAGGACGTCCGGGCGGCGAAGGCGCTCCAGCCCCTCGGCGAGCAGGGCGCTCTGCTCGGGCACCACGGGGTGGTTCAGCTCCAGGTCGACGCGCGCGGCGGAGGGCTCGGCGAGCGCGGGCCCCGGCGGGCGCTCGCCCGCGCGGACGAAGGTCCCGCGCCCGACCTCGCCCACCACCAGGCCGCGCCTCGCCAGTTCCCGGTACACGCGGTTGGCCGTGGAGCCCGCGATGCCGCGGCGCCGGGCGAAGGCGCGCTGCGGCGGCAGCCGCTCGCCCGGGCGCAGCCGGCCCGCCGCGATGTCGGCGGCCAGCTCGTCCGCGACCCGCCGGAAGTCGTCCATGTGAACCCCGCATTGCACCGAGAACAATGTTCTTATTGCACCGAGGATAGCGCGACTTCTACTCTTGGAGAACTTCGAGTCGACTGGAGCGCAATGATCTCGTACGGGGCCGTCGCGGCCATCGCCCTCTTCGCCCTCGGCCTCGTCCTCACCCCGGGGCCTAACATGATCTACCTGGTGTCGCGGTCGGTGACGCAGGGCCGCCGCGCCGGGCTGATATCACTCTGCGGCGTCGCCGCGGGGTTCCTCGTCTACGTCGCGGCCGCCACCGCGGGCCTCACCACCGTCTTCACGCTCGTGCCGCCCCTCTACACGGCGATCAAGCTGGCCGGCGCCGGCTACCTGCTGTGGCTGGCGTGGCAGACGCTGCGGCCGGGCGGCACCACCGCCTTCGCGCCCGCGGACCTGCCCGCCGACCCGCCGCGCCGGCTGTTCGCCATGGGGCTGGTCACCAACCTGCTCAACCCCAAGATCGCCGTCTTGTACGTGTCGCTGCTGCCGCAGTTCGCCGACCCCGGGCGCGGGCACGTCGCCCTCCAGATCCTGCTGCTCGGCGCCGTCCAGGTCGTGATCGCCGTCACCGTCAACGCCCTCATCGTGCTCGGCGTCGGCTCCATCGCCGCCTTCCTCGCGCGCAGGCCCGGCTGGCGGCGCGCCCAGCGCTACCTGATGGGCTCGGTGCTGGCCGCCCTCGCCGTCCACATCGGCCTGCGCCCCGCGACCGCCTGAGGCACCCGCGCCCGGACCCGGCACGCCCCGGGCCTCCGGGGGACGCGGCCCGCGCCGATGTACCGGTCCTTGCCATGATGGGCCGGTGATCGCACGCCAGGACGAGCCCGATAGGCGGGAGCAGGCCGGGCGGCCCGGGGACCGGGCGCGGCCGCCCGTCCGGCGCCCCGACGCCTCCATGTCGCTGCTCGCCGACCTGTTCGCCGGCAAGCACCTCGACCCGGGCTACGCCGAGGCCGCGGCGCGGCGGGCCGCCTCCGGCCGGGCCGCGCCGCGGCCGGGACGGCTCCGGGGCGCGGGCGTCCTGCTCGTCCTCGCCCTGACCGGGGCGCTGGCCGCCGTCGCCGGCGTCGAGGTCCACCGCAGCGAACCGGTGGCCGCCGAGCGGCACTCCGAACTCGTCGGCCAGATCCGCGCCCGCACCGCCGAGACCGACGCCCTGCAGCGCCGGCTCGTCCGGCTGCGGGCCGACACCGAGCGCCGCCGGGCCGCCGCGCTGGCCCGCAGCGCCGAGGGCCGCCGCGTCCGGCGGGACGTGGCCGCGGCGGGCGCCGCGGCGGCCGCCACCCCCGTCGCCGGCGAGGGCCTCGTGGTCACGCTGGACGACGCCCCGCGCGGCGCCCCGGCCGCGCCGGGCCACGCCGCCGACGGCGGCCGGGTCTATGATCAGGACCTCCAGGTCCTGGTGAACGGGCTGTGGGCGGCGGGCGCGCGGGCCATCGGAGTCAACGGCCAGCGGCTCACCCCGACCACCGCGATCCGCGCCGCCGGTGAGGCGATCATGGTCGACTACCGGCCGCTCGGCGGACCCTACGAGGTCACGGCGCTCGGCGACGCCGGGCGGCTGCGGGCCGCCTTCGCCGGTTCGCCCGCGGACCGGCGGCTCGCGGCGCTGCGCGACCGGTTCGGGATCAGGTACGGCACGCGCCGCTCGGGCCAGGTTCGGCTGCCCGCCGCCGGCGCGGTCCGGCTGCGGTACGCCGTCCCCCGCGAGGGGGACGGCGGATGAGCGGGGGAGGGGGGAACCGGCGATGATCGCGCTGATCGGGCTCGTGGTCGGCGTCACGCTGGGCTTCCTGATCCAGCCGGACGTCCCGCTCTGGCTCCAGCCCTACCTGCCGATCGCGATCGTGGCGGCGCTCGACGCCATGTTCGGCGGCGTCCGGGCCCGGCTGGAGGGGATCTTCGACGAGAAGGTCTTCACGGTCTCCTTCGTCAGCAACACGGTGATCGCCGCGCTGATCGTCTTCCTCGGGGACAAGCTCGGCGTCGGCTCGCAGCTGTCCACCGGCGTCGTGGTCGTCCTCGGCATCCGGATCTTCTCCAACGCGGCGGCCATCCGGCGGAAGCTGTTCGGCGCATGACCGGCGGTGAGGTCACCCGGCGCGACGCGCCCGCACCGGACGACGAGCGGGTCCTGGAGGACGAGCGGGTCCTGGAGGACGAGCAGGCTCCCGGGGACGAGCCGGCTCCCGGGGAGGCGCAGGATCCCGAGAAGGAGCCGGCTCCCGGGGAGGAGCGGGATCCGCCGGAGCCCGGAGGGTTGCGCGCCCTCGCCGATCTGCTGCGCCCGCGCGTCAGCCCGGGACAGCTCGTCGGCGGGCTCCTGTGCCTCGTGCTGGGGTTCGCGGTCGCCGCCCAGGTGCGCTCGACCGAGCGCGACACCACGTTCGCCACCGCGCGGCAGGACGAGCTCGTCGGCATCCTGGCGGACCTGGGCCAGCGCTCCGAGCGGCTGAGGGGCGACCTGCGCGACCTGGAGGAGACGAAGGCCCGGCTGGAGCGCGACGCCGAGGGCGGGACGGCCCTGGAGGAGGCGCGCGAGCGGGCGACCACCTACGGCCTGCTGGCGGGCACGCTCCCGGCCGAGGGCCCCGGCATCGAGCTGCGCATCGACGACCCCGGCCGCGGCGTGCGGGCCCTCAACCTGCTGGACGCCCTGGAGGAGCTCCGCGACGCCGGGGCCGAGGTCATCCAGGTCGGTGACGTGCGCGCCGGCGTCGACACCCACTTTCTGGACGACCGTGACGGCGTCCGCGCCGACGGCAGGCTCCTCACCGCCCCGTACCGGTTCCTGGCGATCGGCGACCCGCACACGATGACGACGGCGCTCAACATCCCGGGGGGCCTGGTCCGCACGCTGGAGGGCGCCGGGGCCCGCGTCCTGATCACCCGGCGCGCGAAGGTGGCCGTCGGCGCGGTACGGTCTCCCTAGAGGGAACGGGGGGGCGGTGAACGGACGCCGGGCCGCAACGTCGTGATCGCGGCGGTCCGCGCGGCGGCATGGACCTGCGATCATCGACGAATGTAGTTTGGTGCAGCCGGTTCACCGTTCCAGTTGACCCCTCGGGTAATACCCGCGTAAGTTGCGGCGACCGTCGCGTGAGCGGGGCGGTGAGTTGGAGACCGTGGTCGGGGGCGGGTCCCCGGCGTGGGTTGGGTGAAGGATGCGCGTGGCGCAGGCGGCCCCCGCTACGGCGGGTGGCTCGCGGGCGGCACGCCGATGGTAGGAGGCCGAGCCGATCGATGCCGAGCGTCTACTGCACGCAGTGCGGTCACGCCAACCCGGATGATGCCCGCTTCTGCTCGAACTGCGGCACTCCGCTGAGGAGTTCGGCGCCACCGCCTCCCCGGGAGTCGCCGGGCGAGTCCACGTCCACGATCTCCATCGGGGGGTTCGAGGCGCTGGACACCGACGCCGGAGCCGAGGAGCCGGCCGGGCCCGACCAGATGGCGATGGAGGCGCTCCCCCCGGGCACCGCGCTGCTCGTCGTCAAGCGAGGGCCCAACGCCGGCAGCCGCTTCCTGCTCGACAAGGACCGCACGTCCGCCGGACGGCACCCCGAGAGCGACATCTTCCTGGACGACGTCACCGTCTCCCGCCGGCACGCCGAGTTCGCGAGGCAGGGCGGCGCGTTCTCCGTCCGGGACACCGGCAGCCTCAACGGCACCTACGTCAACCGGCAGCGGATCGACCAGGCCGGGCTGTCGGGCGGCGACGAGGTCCAGATCGGCAAGTTCCGGCTGGTGTTCCTGACCAACCCGGCCCACGGCTGACGGAACGCGGCGAGGTCGCGGCGAACGATGGGAGGGCCCTTGAGCGCGGAGCCGGCCCGGTCCCCGATGACGATCGGGGACGTCCTCGGGCTGCTCAGGCCCGAGTTCCCCGACATCACCATCTCCAAGATCCGCTTCCTGGAGTCCGAAGGGCTCGTCGAGCCGGAGCGCAGCCCCTCCGGCTACCGCAAGTTCGGCGAGGCCGACGTCGAGCGCCTGCGGTACGTCCTGACCGCGCAGCGCGACCACTACATGCCGCTGCGCGTCATCAGGCAGCACCTGGAGGCGCGCGACCGCGGGGAGAGCGTCCCGCCGCTCGGTGCGCGCCCCCCCGGCCCGGCCGAGCCGGACCGGCGGCGCCCCCGCACGCTCGTGGCCGCCGACACCACCGCGCCGGACCCCGCCGTGCGGCTCACCCGCCGGCAGCTCCTGGACGGCGCCGGGATCGACGAGGCCCTCCTCGCGCGCCTGGAGGAGTACGGCCTCGTCCGCCGGACCGGGGCCCACTACGAGGGCGAGGCGCTGAACATCGCGCGCGTGGCCGCCGCGCTCGGCGAGTTCGGCTTCGAGGTCCGGCACCTGCGCGCCGTCAAGGCCGCCGCCGACCGGCAGGTCGGCCTGATCGAGCAGATGGTCGCGCCGCAGCTGCGCCGCCGCAGCCGCGGCGCGCACGAGCAGGCCGCCGAGACCGCGCGGGAGATCGCCGCGCTGTCGGTCCGGCTGCACGCCGCGCTGGTCGGCGCGGGTCTGCGCGAGAGCCTCGACCACTGATCGCGCGGCCGGTGGAGGATTTTGCCGCCCCCCGTGCGCCGCGAGCTGTCCGAGCCTGGGTGTACGTTGGCTACATGGTTCGGTCAGGAATCGATCCGCTGCACGTGGTGATCGAGACAGCGAGAACCAGCAGGGAGCCGCAGTGAAGCAGATGGAGGTCGTCGGCGTCCGGGTCGAGATGCCCTCCAATCAGCCGATCGTCCTGTTGAAGGAGACGGAGGGCGATCGTTACCTGCCCATCTGGATCGGGGCGGTCGAAGCGACCGCGATCGCCTTCGCCCAGCAGGGGGTGCTGCCGGCCCGGCCCCTCACCCACGACCTGTTCCGCGACGTGCTCGACGCCCTGAGCGTCCAGCTCCGCACGGTCAACATCACCGCGCTGCGCGAAGGGATCTTCTTCGCCGACCTCATCTTCTCCAACGGCGTCGAGGTGAGCGCGCGCCCGTCCGACTCCATCGCCCTCGCCCTGCGCACCGGAGCCACGATCTTCGCCAGCGAGGACGTCCTGGAGGAGGCCGGCGTGGCCATCCCCGACGAGCAGGAGGACGAGGTCGAGAAGTTCCGCGAGTTCCTCGACACGATCACTCCGGAGGACTTCGGCCGCGCCGGTTAGGCCGCCTCGCGCCCGCCCCGGGGGCGGGTGAATCCTGTGGCGTATGTCACTCTGGAGTGCGAGTTCATGCCATGGGGCGATTGGTCGCCCATTGCGCCGGACCTGGCGGTTTTTGCGGGGGAACCATCGGGGTATGGACTGTGCGGGTGGCGAAGGTGCGCAGTTTGCCCACGTGAAGCCGGTTCATCCGGGCATGCGACGCGCCGACGATGAACGTTGACCACACCCTGACCGGCACCTACCGTGCTGGTGGAACACCCGTGGTGTAATTCGTCAAACCCCCTTGACGAACCGCTGCGGGATGATAGAAGCCGGAGGTCCGCGTGGCGGTGAGCAGCGGCGAGGGCAAGGCGACCCCCGACAGGCGCGTGGCGTCCCGCCGTGCCGGAGAGCAGGGCCTGCTCTTCGACACCCAGGTGTCGGCGCCACCGGAGGATGTCGGCTACCGCGGCCCGACGGCGTGCGCCGCGGCGGGCATCACCTACCGGCAACTCGACTACTGGGCCCGCACGAAGCTGGTGGAGCCCAGCGTGCGGTCGGCGCAGGGGTCCGGCAGCCAGCGGCTGTACAGCTTCCGCGACGTCCTGGTCCTGAAGGTCGTCAAGCGGCTCCTGGACACCGGCGTCTCGTTGCAGCAGATACGCACGGCCGTCTCCCATCTGCGCGACCGCGGCGTCCAGGACCTCGCCCAGATCACCCTGATGAGCGACGGCGTCAGCGTCTACGAGTGCACCTCACCCGACGAGGTCGTCGACCTCCTCCAGGGCGGGCAGGGCGTGTTCGGCATCGCGCTCGGACGGGTGTGGCAGGAGGTGGAGGGCAGTCTGGCGGAACTGCCCGCTGAACGCGCCTCCACCGGCGACGATGACCCCGCCGGACACCACCACGACGAACTCGCCGACCGGCGGCGCGCCCGCCGCACCGGCTGAGGCCAGGCCTCAGAGCGCCTCCTTGCGCTGCAGGAGGGCGAACGCCCCCCACCCCGGCAGGACCGGCAGCCACAGCGTCAGGAGCCGGTAGAGCAGCACCGCCGACGTGGCCGTCTCCGCCGTCAGCCCCGAGATCGTCAACGCGAGCGTGAGGGCGCCCTCGACGGCGCCGAGCCCGCCCGGCGTCGGCGCCGCAGACCCGACAGCGTTCGCGGTGAGGAACACCAGCACCACCGTCGTCCACGGCAGCGATCCGCCGAACGCCCGGATCGACGCGTCGAGGCACAGCGTGAACGCCAGCGTCAGCAGCAGGGTGCCGCCCATCCCGGTGGACAGCTTCCGCGGCGACTGCAACACGTCCACCAGGCGCGGCACCACGCCCGAGAACATGGCCCCGAGCCGCGAGGCGACCACCCGCCGCACCCGCGGCACCGTCAGCGCGAGCCCCGCGAGCAGCCCCAGTCCGAGCACCGCGAACACGATCGTCCGGGACGGGGCCAGGTCCTGCGTCGCCTTCGCCGTCGAACCGGTCAGGAACCCGAACAGCACCAGCAGCAGGATGTGGGTGACCATCCCCACGAGCTGGGACGCGCCCACGCTCGCGACGGCGAGGGCGGGCCGGACGCCCGAGCGCTGCAGGTAGCGCGTGTTGACGGCGACGCCGCCCACGGCCGCCGGCGCGACCAGCTTCACGAACGACGCGGCCAGCTGCACCAGGACCGTCCGGCCGAGCGGCAGCCGCTCGGGGACGAACCCCATCAGCATGAACGCGGCGGCGAGGTAGGTGAGCGCCGCCGCCCCCAGTGCCGCCGCGACCCAGTGCCAGCTCGCCGTGGCCGCCAGCCGGCCGATGTCCAGGCTCGTCACCTGCGGGATGACGATGTACGCCGCGACCGACAGCGCCACGATGCTGACGATGGTCCGGGGCCGGAACCGCTCCAGCTTGGCGGGGGGCGCCTCCGTCTCCGGCTTCAGCCGGACGATCTGCTCCCGGATGCGGGTGAGCAGGTCCTTGTGACGCCGCAGCGCGGTGCGGGTCGCCCGCGACAGCGCCACCCGCTGGAGCAGCGGTACCGCACCGCCGAGGGCCTCCTCGCCCAGCACCGGCGCCGCCGTCCGCACCGCCCGCTCCGGCCCCGCGCGCAGCGCCAGCGTGGTGAGCAGCTGCGCGAGGTCCAGGCGCAGCGCCAGGTCGCCGGCCGCCGTCTCCCCGGACCGCAGGTCGGTGAGGTAGGCGAGGCCGTCGTCGCCGACCAGCACGGCCTCGTCCTCCAGCCGCCGGTGCGCGAGCCGCCCCGCCTGCAGGGAGCGGAACTGCCGCCACACGTCCGCCAGCAGCTCGTCGGTGATCTCCTCGTCGGGGGCGTCCCCGAACGGCCGCCCCG is a genomic window of Actinomadura citrea containing:
- a CDS encoding FHA domain-containing protein codes for the protein MPSVYCTQCGHANPDDARFCSNCGTPLRSSAPPPPRESPGESTSTISIGGFEALDTDAGAEEPAGPDQMAMEALPPGTALLVVKRGPNAGSRFLLDKDRTSAGRHPESDIFLDDVTVSRRHAEFARQGGAFSVRDTGSLNGTYVNRQRIDQAGLSGGDEVQIGKFRLVFLTNPAHG
- a CDS encoding small basic family protein, which gives rise to MIALIGLVVGVTLGFLIQPDVPLWLQPYLPIAIVAALDAMFGGVRARLEGIFDEKVFTVSFVSNTVIAALIVFLGDKLGVGSQLSTGVVVVLGIRIFSNAAAIRRKLFGA
- a CDS encoding MerR family transcriptional regulator, yielding MSAEPARSPMTIGDVLGLLRPEFPDITISKIRFLESEGLVEPERSPSGYRKFGEADVERLRYVLTAQRDHYMPLRVIRQHLEARDRGESVPPLGARPPGPAEPDRRRPRTLVAADTTAPDPAVRLTRRQLLDGAGIDEALLARLEEYGLVRRTGAHYEGEALNIARVAAALGEFGFEVRHLRAVKAAADRQVGLIEQMVAPQLRRRSRGAHEQAAETAREIAALSVRLHAALVGAGLRESLDH
- a CDS encoding DUF881 domain-containing protein; translated protein: MTGGEVTRRDAPAPDDERVLEDERVLEDEQAPGDEPAPGEAQDPEKEPAPGEERDPPEPGGLRALADLLRPRVSPGQLVGGLLCLVLGFAVAAQVRSTERDTTFATARQDELVGILADLGQRSERLRGDLRDLEETKARLERDAEGGTALEEARERATTYGLLAGTLPAEGPGIELRIDDPGRGVRALNLLDALEELRDAGAEVIQVGDVRAGVDTHFLDDRDGVRADGRLLTAPYRFLAIGDPHTMTTALNIPGGLVRTLEGAGARVLITRRAKVAVGAVRSP
- a CDS encoding LysE family translocator, whose product is MISYGAVAAIALFALGLVLTPGPNMIYLVSRSVTQGRRAGLISLCGVAAGFLVYVAAATAGLTTVFTLVPPLYTAIKLAGAGYLLWLAWQTLRPGGTTAFAPADLPADPPRRLFAMGLVTNLLNPKIAVLYVSLLPQFADPGRGHVALQILLLGAVQVVIAVTVNALIVLGVGSIAAFLARRPGWRRAQRYLMGSVLAALAVHIGLRPATA
- a CDS encoding ABC transporter ATP-binding protein, with amino-acid sequence MIEVREVGQRTAGGRRTLREVSLAIGAGELVAIIGGSGAGKTTLLDAIAGVRPPAEGEVRYDGGAGGPAAGSLGYVPQDDIVHLEMPLRRTLRYAAGLRLPAGTPPERAERAVDGVLEALALTARAGQRVGSLSGGERKRASIAVELLTRPRVFFLDEPTSGLDPATAADLMRLLRGLADSGTTVVITTHHPPDVLVCDRVAVLAGDGRLAFYGEPGEARERFRADRIEDIYLRLAEVEAHEWAGRFGAPPAPATGPAIGAFRQWALLTRRSLDLLTRNRLTLAVLLGSPLMVMAMFAVLFRPGAFSPGSPSPAATVMILFWIAFGGFFFGLTYGLLQICNELPVLRRERLTGLRVAPYVLAKAAVLLPLLALVDALMLGVLRALDRLPAMGWSTYGELFVTLLLCSLAALALGLLVSAAVTDPAQATMALPMLCFPQVLFVGAILPVPVMAAPGRWLSCGMSNRWAFEGLGHSLGVERLWATGRSPLGPPLLDSYGDTFSRSPAVDWALLGGFTALFLAGACLVLTRRT
- a CDS encoding DUF881 domain-containing protein, translated to MIARQDEPDRREQAGRPGDRARPPVRRPDASMSLLADLFAGKHLDPGYAEAAARRAASGRAAPRPGRLRGAGVLLVLALTGALAAVAGVEVHRSEPVAAERHSELVGQIRARTAETDALQRRLVRLRADTERRRAAALARSAEGRRVRRDVAAAGAAAAATPVAGEGLVVTLDDAPRGAPAAPGHAADGGRVYDQDLQVLVNGLWAAGARAIGVNGQRLTPTTAIRAAGEAIMVDYRPLGGPYEVTALGDAGRLRAAFAGSPADRRLAALRDRFGIRYGTRRSGQVRLPAAGAVRLRYAVPREGDGG
- a CDS encoding aminotransferase class V-fold PLP-dependent enzyme, encoding MPGYAETRRLDELRATEYAYLDAQTYLDYTGSGVAAAAQIRAHAERLSGHCYGNPHSENPTSSASTALVERARRAVLAFFNASPEEYAVVFTQNATGACRLVGEAYPFGRGGRLVLTGDNHNSVNGIREFARARGAEVAHVPAGGPDLRVREAELAAALGDGGGLLAFPAQSNFSGVRHPLSWIDLAHAHGHDVLLDAAALAPACRLDLSRVRPDFVPVSWYKVFGYPTGVGSLVARWEALARLRRPWFAGGTIQAVSALGGWHVLAPDETAFEDGTLNFLSIPDVEFGIHWIEDIGLDLVQRRVGCLTSLLLRRLAGLRHADGSPLVRVYGPEGVDGRGGTVAFNVLDRRGAVVDERIVARDTAAAGISIRTGCFCNPGAGEGAFGISEHALRRTANLRMRTLDDYLGVLGLPTGGAVRASLGLVSNIADVEHLIAFLGAQYADREPDGAGLRPRDRC
- a CDS encoding PLP-dependent aminotransferase family protein — its product is MDDFRRVADELAADIAAGRLRPGERLPPQRAFARRRGIAGSTANRVYRELARRGLVVGEVGRGTFVRAGERPPGPALAEPSAARVDLELNHPVVPEQSALLAEGLERLRRPDVLDAALGPAGVAGTAAAREAAAALLASPGLRPAPSEVLFAGNGRQAIAAAVAALVPAGGRLGVEALTYPVIKGIAARLGVTPVPIAMDEHGLRPDALADAHRAAPLGGVYVQPTLHNPCGTTMPEGRRAELAGALERLGLHAVEDRVWAFLPGGGPEPLAAHAPHRTVLVDSLSKRLAPGLSLGFVVPPAALAGRVATALRSGAWGPHGFALEAAAGWIADGTVDKVVRAKRADAAARQRIAARCLEGAAVRSDPCSYFCWWELPQRWRAETFVAAAARRGIAVTPAAAFVVGGAAAPRAVRFGLASPPPDVLSRALRTLAGIAAGDPDDDAPD